The Chrysemys picta bellii isolate R12L10 chromosome 10, ASM1138683v2, whole genome shotgun sequence genome segment CTAAACTCATCACCGGGGTAACACCAGAGACTTCAATTAATTTTGCCTCTTCGGCACGTTTGATGAATTCCATATTGGTGCGCCTTATGGTACTTTGGCACTTACACAGATTTTCTTACTAACTTACACCCAGTGTGTGACTTGCACTCCCATTTAACCTACAGATGAATGTAGCTCCTTGTGTCAGAAGGCAGTGTGGTGTGCTATTAGAGCACTTCCTTGTCTAAGAACTTCTGGGTTCTTtaccagctctgccactagcTTGTGTGACTTcgaacaagtcacttaacctctcttgcCCTTAGTTTCCCTGcctggaaaatggggataataatagctAACAAGGCTGTTGTGAGACTTACAAAGAGCTTTGCGATCCTTGGGTGTTAGGTGCTAGAGAAGGGCAAAGTAGTATCATCCTGTTAGGACTGCTTAAAACATATGTTCCTCATAAGAATCCATAAGGTCCTTCATCCAAGACATTTGCATCTGCATCACCACATTATACTCCCAGGAAGAGCTGCAGTGGAGCCCGAATGGTAGAAATCACCAGAACACTTAATCCCCAGAGAGCAAAAACCAAAGTGCCAAGTATGAAATGAGCATTAACAACCAAACCATAATAGCGACCCATCCCTGCAGTCAGCCTGGCCTCTCCGGTTGCTTTTCTTTCATGCTTGGATGAGTTGCGAACCTTCCCAGTAAATACCAGAGTCATTATAATAAAAATGGAAGAAAGTTATCTTTAAACAACAGTGGTTTATTTTCCAAATGCCTCTTTCAGATtcatttagaccaggggtgggcaaactttttgtcccaagggccacatctgggtatggaaattgtatggcgggccatgaatgctcatgaaattggggttggggtgtaggagggggtgagggctctggctgggggtgcgggctctggggggaggccagaaatgaggagttcagggtgtgggagggggctccgggctggggcagggggttgggatgcgggaggaggtgagggctctggggtggggctgggaatgaggggtttggggtgcaggagggtgctccaggctgggatcgaggggttcggtGGGTGTTGGGGtgaatcagggctggggaagggggttggggcctgGGAGGGTATCAGGGGTGTAGGCTcccggcggtgcttacctcaagcagctcccggaagcagcggcatgtcccccttccagctcctacgcagaggcgcagccaggcagctctgcacgctgccctgtccacaggtaccgcccttgcagctcccattggcccgcagttcccagccaatgggagctgcaggggtggcgcttggggcgcaggcagcgtgcagagcaccctggctgcccctacatgtatgagccagagggaggacatgccgctACTTCTTGGAGCTGTGCGGAGCTGTGGCACATgcggagccagggctggctccaggcaccagcccaccaagcatgtgcttggggcggcgcctggatgGGGGCGGcgcgagagcggggccgcgactgggctcgccgccctccccccggcgctccggccggtcagggagagcggagagccacggcgggcttgccgccctccccccagcgctctggccgccgggggctctccgccctccccttggcgcttatagattcatagattgcaagggaccagaagggacctttgtctgacctcctgtatataacACAGggtatagaacttccccaaaataattctagagcagatcttttagaaaaatatccaatctggatttaaaaattgccagtgatggagaatccaccatgattcttggtaaattgttccaatgattaattacctttacttaaaaatgtatgccttatttctagtctgaattggtcagcctgcagcttccagcctttggattgtgttatacttttttctgctagattgaagagcccattatcaaattgttccccatgtaggtagaCTGTATAGACTGTAATCATGTCACTCTTCAAcctcctctttgttaagctaaatagattgaactcctccAGTCTATCActaaaggcaggttttctaatgctTGAATCATTCTCgcaactcttctctgaaccttctccaggtTATCAATATCCTTCTGGGATTGTcaacactagaactggacacaggattccagtagctgtcacaccagtgccaaatacagaggtaaaataacctctctgctcctacttgacattccccagtttatgcatccaagggtctcattagctcttttgggCACAGCAATTTACTGGGAGCTcattttcagctgattatccaccccgCAATCTTttgcagtctctgcttcccaggatagagtcccccttCCTGGCAGTATGACTTAGATGTACACATGtacattagagaaacaaggttggtgagggaatatcttttatggggccaacttttgctggtgaaagaaacaagctttcaggcttatacagagctcttcttcaggccactTCAGTTCTGTGatgaaaagcttgtctctttcaccagcagaagtgaaATGAGATTTTATTGGCACGACAAACTATACAAATGCTGCCAAAGTGTAAGGAAAATACAGACCCTCATGTATTTGTCAGAGGTAAGTCTAACTCAATAGGAATAGGGTTATACACTGTATCATCTGGTGATTAGGCCATTAGCCCAGGACTGGGACACCCAGGTTCAAGACCTTACTCTGGctcgtgtgaccttgggcaaatcatttagcctctctgtgcctcagttactcaGCTGTAAAATAAGGATAGCGACACTCCTTTACCtgacaggggtgctgtgaggataaatacggtAAAgactgtgaagcactttgagactTTCTGATGAAAAACGTTATATGAGAGATAGGTATTATTAACCTGTGTCCGTTTACCATTACACAACAACATAAACTGCCAACCCCCTGCTAGACTGGAGGTTGGGGCAAAGTTAGAAATGAGCTTCCAACTTTTCCAAATGCGAATGATTTTCTAGCCCAGGGTTTTTCAGAGTCCATGCAGCTATAGCAGGGAGAAGGAAGAATAATGACTTCTTTATTGGATGAAATAAAATTGATAATGCATATCTGATTGTGAGCCAGTATTTGGTGATCAGAGATGGATGAGGCGTGATTGTCTGTGTACAGTACTGATGTCATTCATTTAATGGCTCTATTCAAAATGAAAGCTGTGGAGCCATTCATAACTTTCAAAGGGCTAAAAATCCAGAAATAGCACCTTCATCAATGACCACTGTTAAAAACTACGGCCCAGATTCACCCTGAGTGCAACTCCACTGGCTTCCATGAAATTACACCAGGAGTGGACTTGGCTCTCAGAGTCTGATTAGTTAAAAACGGATTCATCTTATGTACACATGTAATTTTTGTGCGCTCTGCTCAGGAAAAGCTCAGAATTCCCTTCTCCCATGCCAGGAACACTTTGTCACTGACTTGTATCCTTTGCAGAACATGAGAGagtttgcatccgaagaagtgggctgtagtccacgaaagcttatgctctaataaatttgttagtctctaaggtgccacaagtactcctgttcttcttttttcggAATAGGAGCAGGCATGCCGCTCAGCAAGCCAGTCCTCTTACAGTTCACTGCGTCTCACTCCCACTTTTTGCTTTTTCACCAAATCCCTCACCCTCCTTCTTCTCCAGACCACTCTGGAGTTTTCTCTCAGCTACAGGAAAGGATTGTTACTTTGGCAACATTAGAAAGAACAAACTCCAACAAGAGAAGCAGTCACTAAAGTGAAATCTGTTTCCTGCTCTGATGCAAATGCATCAGTACTCATGTAAGGACTGGTAAATCCTGTATGAATAAACAGGGTGCACAATCAGACACGTGGCTGCATAAGGAACGGCATCCTTGGACCAAATTCACAGCAGTAATCGTGTACCTGCCTTCGCACTGCTTCTGGTGAAAAGCAATATGCCCACAGTGACATGGGCAGCACTGAATCAGAGTGCCTCAAGACAAGTGTCTGCGACTGTCTGGCCTTCTTTGGGATGGAAAGTGACAAACAGGCTAAATAGTATTGGCGGATAATGGAGACTCTCCTTTAATCCGAAGGCTAGAAGGCAGTGCTTTTGGAGCAGAAAGCCTGTTCATGAGGCTGCATGTTTGCAGCCTCGCTGGGTGCTGTGGTGTCTGTGCGCCTGGCTACATATtccttttaataataaaaacatagcAGGCAAAATATACAGGAATGAAATGTCGTTTTGTATGACAAAAGACAGGTCTGAATTTGCTTCCAAGTAGCTGCTCACACAACAGAAAATGTGAACTGAGAGgcctaggccagatcctcaggcaGGGGATatcaatgtagctccattgaggAGGTGAGTTAtacaccagtttacatcagctgaggatcttagggaaaatggtgccctggaCCATCTTTGGCACCCCTTAAGTACTACTCCCGCAGCAGGCAGAGCAGCGGCAGGTGTCATgctgcctggctcctgccctttagcccctcccctcaccccccaggtgGGCACAGCCCTTCTGCAGCCTCTTGACCCCGGTGCCCCACCCCTGATCACGGCTCCCTGGGCGGTCGCCCATGTCACCCACCTGTAAGGCCAGGCCTGCCTGACCCAGAGTTCTAGAGGAGCTAAATGATGACTGGGCAGAAAACGTCAGGTCTGCCTGGTTTTTCTGGATCAGGAGGATGgtaacaatgggcttaaattgcagcaagggaggtttaggttagactttagggaaaacttcctaactgtcagggtgcttaagcactggaataaattgcccagggaggttgtggaatctccatcattggactAGGAGacttctcgagatcccttccagtcctacgattctatgactctataagGTTGAAAGAATGCAAACTAATAgactttccaaactaaacaaaggctAGGTTTCTttcccacaccccccccccccacactccccaggAAGAAATGAGAAATCAGAAGTTATAATTTAGTCAGATAGCTGCTCATATAGGGAGACAGGCAGTCTTTCTCAGTTGTTTTAAGATGTGATGTAAAaatgatagatagagggggtggatggggatagatagatagctcGATATGTGTTATGCTgtgattatctatctatctatctatctatctatctatctatctatctatctatctatctatctaatcactTTGCAACTATTGACTAATTATTCTGGGACTGTCCTGTCCCACAGCAATGCCATGCATCCAAAGTCAGTGAGCATTTGGGCCTTTGAAATCTCCTGGGCATCCTTAGGCTGGGATATTTGCTAGTGAATTGCAGGAGACAGGATTGGAGTCTAAGTTTTGCATTATTAATGATTGATAATGTATTACCCCTTTGTGGACACAAGCGGGTTTTGTTCTGCAAGGACAAATGAACTGCACCGgtgggggtttgtgtgtgtgtatgtgtaagagagggagaagtgtgtgtgtgtgtgggggggggggggatcatccTTGTCTAATTACAAGTCAACATCCTTTCTGCAAGAGAGAGATCACAAAAGCAGGAATTTCATCTACACCAGCCAGATCAAAGCCCATTTAGCCCCGGGCTCGGGACTAATGTTGCTGAAAATCACAGCAATGTAGCCCTGCTTGCGGTTCCTATGAGCTGTGAGTCACGGACTCCCTACGTTTCGTGAGTGTGTGTGCAGTGCTCCTTCGTGGGCATTGATGGGGCGGCTGGGGTTGGATTTCTCGCCCCTTCCCTTCTGCTGCCATGAAACAGCTGGTGCTGCTGTCACCGGGCAGGCAGCCCcgggctgtggggaaggagggctggaCGGGTAAAGCCGGGGGAGGAGAAGTTGAgtggctgctgccccccccccactccccagagccGGCTCGGAGATGCTTTAGTCACTTTCAGGGGGGTGGCTGGCGGGGAGTCAGCAGGAGGGCTGACGGGCTGAAGATGCTCGTTCAATTTCCACGCGGTTACcttggctgggggcggggactcTGGCTTGGCCGCTCCGCCCCCTCGGTGGCTATATAcaaggggggaagagagacccCCAAGCATCAGAGTCTCCCAAACTCCAGCAACTCTTCCAAGGGGAACTAACTTCAGCCCTCGGCCCTTGCTGCTCTGCAGGCTTCGGCCAGCGCCCGCCTGGAGCCAGCGGACCCCTCATCCCATGTTAGTGAGTTACTTAGTTCGTTAGTTAGTTACACGatttttctttcctccccccGCCGCCTGGACCAGCGGAAGCCCCGCGAAGTTTGTTCCGCGCTCGCCATGAATTTAAGGCACGCGTCTGGGGGCGCATGGAAAACCCTGGGCTTGCTGGCGCTGATGCTGCTGCTCGATCCGGTAGGAGCCTGGTACAAGCACGTGGCCAGCCCCCGGTACCACACGGTGGGCCGAGCTTCGGGGCTGCTGATGGGCATCAGACGCTCCCCTTACCTGTGGCGCCGGGACTTGGGGGATGAGCCAGGAGAGAGCCCGGGCTCGCCCCCCACCGCTGTGAACAGGGCGCCCAGGTTACTGCAGAACCGCAGGCAAGACCTCAGAGCAGCCGGGCCgcggacccaggcatccggggtGCCAGCCCCGCGCCCCGCCAGAGGCGAGCTCCGTGGGAGAGAACCCGTGGCCCTCACGCGGCTGGGTCTGCAGGACTTAATAGCCAGGCGAACAATCGCTCAGCACCGGGGCCCCCTGCAGACAGGTGCCAGCCTCCTCCCGCAGCGAGCCCGAGCGCTGCCCGCCCCGCAGGGTCCCTGGAGCCGAGGAGGGACCCGGGAGAAGAAGAGGTCAAAGCTCCTGGAGACCGTGATGAAGCAGCAGCCGCAAGGCAGCGAGGAGGGGATCGGGGACTTAAGGTAAATCTCCCCCAGTAAGTATGAGGCTAGAAAAGCCATCTCGCTACTCcagggggggagagaaaccagCCCTCACGGGGCTGCAGGGTCCCCGGAGCCGGGCTTCCCCGGGTGGCCATGCTTTGAACTAGGGGGTCGGTTGAGCGGCTAACACTTTACTTCGTTAATGGCATGATGGTGAGGATGGGTTCCCAGCGGGGACCCGCTGCCGGGGCTTCAGCAGAGCCCTCCTTGCCCTCacaacagagacacacaccggcACAACAGCCCTCCCAGGCTCCGTCTCACTCAcctgtcccctgatcactccGCTCCTCTCCTTGCGGACTCACCCTGCTCTGAGCGCCTGATGCTAAGCCCCATGGCCGTCCTTGGCGCGGATTTCAATGGGTTGGGGATCCGGTGATGGTTTTATTCCAAATGGTTTAAAGCTGTGACCTAGTGAGAGTTTCCTGACCAGGCGGAAGCAGCCGCAGTTCCGCTGTTTGCTGTAAATCCACCTGAGAAGGGAAATCAGCGGATTTACTGATCACAGCAGAGCTTTGGAGGTGCCAGGAAATTCTTGAAACCAGCGATTCAACCGGAGACTGAGATGAACAGTTTTGTCTCTCAGCTCTGGGCCGAACAATGGCATTTTCTTGGAAACCTCTTGGTCGGTGGCTGCTCGCTTCTGGTTTGTACCTTCCTCTGGTTTGGTGGCTGGGGATACAGGCTATTTGGAAGGAAGCATACACAGAAGCTAGTTGTAGACAAAGATTTCTGTGCAGTGCTGAGAACTCGGGATTATTACATGATGCGCtattggcagggggttgggcagcAAGAAAGCAAGATGACCAGGTCAGGTCCTTCACAGCATTTACCCTGAATATTCCTCCGGGATGAAAGAGACGGAACTAGCAATCCAGCACCGAGCCTATCTGGGTGTGTATAGGAAAGGCACCAAAACGCCGCAGTCAATCAAGACCTGTCCCGTTCTTTCTCAAGGCTCGGGAGCTTTAATTGAACACTCAAGAGatgtaacagagggtcctgtggcgcctttgagactaacagaagtattaggagcataagctttcgtgggtaagaacctcacttcttccgatgcaagtaatggaaatctccatctgaagaagtgaggttcttacccacgaaagcttatgctcccaacacttctgttagtcttaaaggtgccacaggaccctctgttgctttttacagaatcagactaacacggctacccctctgatactcaagaGATGGTGGGTTTTGGTACCACTTGATGCTTCACTAAAGCGAATGCAAAAAGCCAAAGCCCGTCTGTCTGCTGTTGCTGAAATGTTGGACTGTATGCACAGAAGTTGCAGTCAAACAGTAAAGTAAATTAAGGTGCGTGTCCAAACAGGGGTGTGGATCCCATTACCTACACAGGCTTTTCCATCTCCAGCTAATGTGTTCCTTTGGCAGCTGATGGACGTTATTTAACCAAGTTCATTAGGGTCTTTGTTACCCTTTAAAAATAACCCCAGTACTTGCTTTGCATGACACACTATGTGCGGCGGATGTAGGTTTCTGAACTTCAGTTTGGCGGCTTAACCTGGCAACATCTGGTTCATAATGCTGTTTCTCTCACCACTTAGCTATTTACATCTGAAAAGGTTTGTGCTTCATTTTAAAAGCATAGAAATGAACTAGGTACGTTCTGCACTACAGGCTCAGCCGATTCCAAGAGTGCATCTCTCATTGATTCTCAAAGTGCAGCAGTCCCACCCCATTTGAACGGCCAGCCCCTTAGCTAGTGTGAAACAGAGGAGCTCCGTGGACTTCAAAGGAGCCACGGCCATTTGAGAACGTGGGTCTAAATTTCTACCCCTCCGTTCATTCCCTCCCCTTAAAGCCCAGCTTTTAACTCGGACTATAGTAACACCAAAGCAACACTCAATCTATCTGCATGGGCAGGGGGGTTGCTTTCAAATATTAAACACCTATTCCTCACAGTTATGGTGGGATCTAACTCTGTTTTCCCTGGAGACTCCCTCTGAAGTCTGTGAGAGTTTGGTGGGTGTAGAATTTGTTCCCGAAGTGTTCTGCCAATTTGCCTTCCACCCTTCCctaaaaataatttggggagCCCTAGTTTTTTATCCGCCAGGTTTGATCAAGAGGTTTAAAGTTACAAGCCTGAAAAGTACAAACAGAGGTCGCTTCAGCCTTTAACTGCACCTGTGCTATCCCATTCATTTCACTGCAATTGGCTtgggtgtaactgagggcagaatttacaTGTGTGTGCTAAGGTTGTAATTCTGTTTCTTCTCTGCGAGTATGTTTCAGTGGGAGGGTGagatttgtgtgtatgtatattacAGATCCGTCCAAGCCACAATCAAGGGGGTCAAATTTAGAGCA includes the following:
- the NPW gene encoding neuropeptide W, translated to MNLRHASGGAWKTLGLLALMLLLDPVGAWYKHVASPRYHTVGRASGLLMGIRRSPYLWRRDLGDEPGESPGSPPTAVNRAPRLLQNRRQDLRAAGPRTQASGVPAPRPARGELRGREPVALTRLGLQDLIARRTIAQHRGPLQTGASLLPQRARALPAPQGPWSRGGTREKKRSKLLETVMKQQPQGSEEGIGDLSLSESEI